In Curtobacterium sp. TC1, the following proteins share a genomic window:
- the mvk gene encoding mevalonate kinase, with amino-acid sequence MTSTHLDTTTTPGNGSASSHGKTILIGEHAVVYGAPALVLPVLDARVVATVSPVTAGADEAAGTTVGHTLESTVHTGPLDLAPAAVMPTVTADTATLRHFGVADRHFHVRVDSEVPTARGMGSSAAVAAAVTAAVADALGETLDAETHHDLIQECERVAHGRPSGLDARGVVAAVPVWFEGGRIEPVALGARFTFVVADTGVPGHTRQAVAAVRERRDQDPAAVDGVIDRIGELARQARGTLEAGDAQGLGVTMDAAHDLLSALDVSSADLDRLVVAARAADALGAKLTGGGQGGCVLALAADDDHADRIAAALRGAGAAATWTTTIGARA; translated from the coding sequence ATGACCAGCACCCACCTCGACACCACCACGACCCCCGGCAACGGATCGGCGTCGTCCCACGGCAAGACGATCCTGATCGGTGAGCACGCCGTGGTCTACGGCGCACCCGCTCTCGTCCTGCCGGTGCTCGACGCACGGGTCGTCGCGACGGTGAGCCCGGTCACCGCCGGGGCGGACGAAGCCGCCGGCACGACCGTCGGGCACACCCTCGAGTCCACGGTGCACACCGGCCCGCTCGACCTCGCACCCGCGGCCGTGATGCCGACAGTCACCGCCGACACGGCGACACTGCGGCACTTCGGCGTGGCCGATCGGCACTTCCACGTCCGGGTCGACAGCGAGGTCCCCACGGCCCGCGGCATGGGCTCGAGCGCAGCGGTCGCCGCGGCCGTCACGGCAGCCGTCGCGGACGCGCTGGGCGAGACCCTCGACGCCGAGACCCACCACGACCTCATCCAGGAGTGCGAGCGCGTCGCCCACGGCCGACCGTCGGGCCTCGACGCCCGCGGGGTCGTCGCCGCGGTGCCGGTCTGGTTCGAGGGGGGCCGCATCGAGCCCGTCGCGCTCGGGGCGCGCTTCACCTTCGTCGTCGCCGACACCGGCGTCCCCGGCCACACCCGGCAGGCCGTCGCGGCCGTGCGGGAACGGCGCGACCAGGACCCGGCGGCGGTCGACGGCGTCATCGACCGGATCGGCGAACTCGCACGGCAGGCGCGGGGGACACTCGAGGCTGGCGACGCACAGGGGCTCGGTGTCACCATGGACGCCGCGCACGACCTGCTCAGCGCACTCGACGTGTCGAGTGCTGACCTGGACCGGCTCGTCGTCGCCGCACGTGCTGCGGACGCCCTCGGCGCGAAGCTGACCGGCGGCGGGCAGGGCGGGTGCGTGCTCGCACTCGCCGCGGACGACGACCACGCGGACCGCATCGCGGCCGCACTCCGCGGCGCAGGTGCCGCAGCCACCTGGACCACCACGATCGGAGCCCGCGCTTGA
- a CDS encoding MarR family winged helix-turn-helix transcriptional regulator, with protein sequence MPVTDEMVCFSLYAASRATTQAYRTMLEPWGLTYPQYLVLVTLWVEGDQTVSSLGEHLQLDSGTLSPLLRRMEQSDLVRRERRSTDERVVTVTVGDRGRELRSELSGIPARIAAGMGLADERAAAELIATLHRLTETMHAAADAPDRAVTDH encoded by the coding sequence ATGCCCGTGACCGACGAGATGGTGTGCTTCTCCCTCTACGCAGCGAGCCGCGCGACCACGCAGGCGTACCGCACGATGCTCGAGCCCTGGGGCCTGACCTACCCGCAGTACCTGGTGCTCGTCACCCTGTGGGTCGAGGGCGACCAGACCGTCTCGAGCCTCGGGGAACACCTGCAGCTCGACTCCGGCACCCTCTCGCCACTGCTCCGCCGCATGGAGCAGAGCGACCTGGTCCGCCGTGAGCGCCGCAGCACCGACGAGCGCGTCGTCACCGTGACCGTGGGTGACCGCGGGCGCGAACTCCGGTCCGAGCTGAGCGGCATCCCCGCACGCATCGCCGCCGGCATGGGCCTGGCCGACGAGCGGGCCGCCGCCGAACTCATCGCGACCCTGCACCGGCTGACCGAGACGATGCACGCCGCGGCGGACGCGCCCGATCGCGCCGTCACGGACCACTGA
- a CDS encoding organic hydroperoxide resistance protein translates to METLYTAEALATGEGRNGHVATSDGTVEFDLAIPKEMGGSGNGANPEQLFAAGYAACFHSALQGVARSQKVKITDSSVGGRVSIGPNGNGGYQLAVMLEVVIPGLEHDQAQALADAAHQVCPYSNATRGNIDVTIVVSED, encoded by the coding sequence ATGGAAACCCTCTACACCGCCGAGGCCCTGGCCACCGGCGAAGGCCGCAACGGCCACGTCGCCACGAGCGACGGCACGGTCGAGTTCGACCTCGCCATCCCGAAGGAGATGGGTGGCTCCGGCAACGGCGCCAACCCCGAGCAGCTGTTCGCCGCCGGCTACGCCGCCTGCTTCCACTCCGCACTGCAGGGCGTCGCCCGCAGCCAGAAGGTGAAGATCACCGACTCGTCCGTCGGCGGTCGCGTGTCGATCGGCCCGAACGGCAACGGCGGCTACCAGCTCGCCGTCATGCTCGAGGTCGTCATCCCCGGCCTGGAGCACGACCAGGCCCAGGCCCTCGCCGACGCAGCCCACCAGGTCTGCCCGTACTCGAACGCGACCCGCGGCAACATCGACGTCACCATCGTCGTCTCGGAGGACTGA
- a CDS encoding zinc-binding dehydrogenase: MRAVVHETFAEPADVLEVQERPVPTPGAGEVLVRTVLSPIHNHDLWTVRGTYGFKPELPAASGTEALGVVEALGEGVTNLTVGQRVAGGAFGVWAEYYTANAAGLVPVPDAMSDEAAAQLVSMPFSAISLLHSLDLHEGDWLIQNAANGAVGRMVAQLGAARGINVIGLVRRAAGVEELREQGIERIVATDADDWKDQVAAITGGAPIVAGVESVGGKAAGDIASVLGEDATLVVFGAMASPTLEIPSGKVIFGQLTVKGFWGSVVSKTMPAETKGQLFGELITRVLDGSLTLPVAETFTFEQVRDAVRASDTAGRVGKVLLRP, translated from the coding sequence ATGCGCGCCGTCGTCCACGAGACCTTCGCCGAGCCCGCCGACGTCCTCGAGGTGCAGGAGCGCCCCGTGCCGACACCCGGCGCCGGCGAGGTCCTCGTCCGCACGGTCCTCTCCCCCATCCACAACCACGACCTGTGGACCGTCCGCGGCACCTACGGCTTCAAGCCCGAGCTGCCCGCAGCATCCGGCACCGAGGCGCTCGGTGTCGTCGAGGCCCTGGGCGAGGGCGTCACGAACCTGACGGTCGGCCAGCGCGTCGCCGGCGGCGCCTTCGGCGTCTGGGCCGAGTACTACACCGCGAACGCCGCCGGACTCGTCCCGGTCCCGGACGCGATGTCCGACGAGGCCGCCGCACAGCTCGTCTCGATGCCGTTCAGCGCGATCAGCCTGCTGCACTCGCTCGACCTGCACGAGGGGGACTGGCTGATCCAGAACGCCGCGAACGGCGCGGTCGGCCGCATGGTCGCCCAGCTCGGCGCAGCCCGCGGCATCAACGTCATCGGCCTGGTGCGTCGCGCCGCCGGTGTCGAGGAGCTGCGCGAGCAGGGCATCGAGCGCATCGTCGCCACCGACGCGGACGACTGGAAGGACCAGGTCGCCGCGATCACCGGAGGCGCTCCGATCGTCGCCGGCGTCGAGTCCGTGGGCGGCAAGGCCGCCGGCGACATCGCATCGGTGCTCGGCGAGGACGCCACCCTCGTCGTCTTCGGCGCGATGGCGTCGCCCACGCTCGAGATCCCGTCGGGCAAGGTCATCTTCGGCCAGCTCACCGTGAAGGGCTTCTGGGGCTCCGTCGTCAGCAAGACGATGCCGGCCGAGACGAAGGGGCAGCTCTTCGGTGAGCTCATCACCCGCGTGCTCGACGGCTCGCTGACGCTCCCCGTCGCCGAGACCTTCACCTTCGAGCAGGTCCGCGACGCCGTCCGCGCCTCGGACACCGCCGGCCGCGTCGGCAAGGTGCTCCTGCGCCCGTGA
- a CDS encoding sugar porter family MFS transporter, with amino-acid sequence MVDIKPTAPTVALPPIGTGPHRRRLGVLALVATFGGLLFGYDTGVINGALNPMKAELGLTNFTEGVVTSSLLFGAAIGAMLGGRIADGWGRRKTIIALAVTFFLGTLICVVAPTFGVIVVGRVLLGLAVGGASTVVPVFLAELAPYEIRGSLSGRNELMIVIGQLAAFVVNAVIGNLWGEGDGVWRVMLAVCALPAIALFVGMLRVPESPRWLASKGRYDEALSVLQQVRTTERATAELDDIKRSNDLEAKEDRVSGWQTLRGNKWLIRIVLIGAGLGVAQQLTGINSIMYYGQTVLIESGFQASAALIANIAPGVIAVVGGVIALYNMEKINRRTTLIIGFSLTTVCHFLIGIASVALPEGNPARPWVILFLVVAFVGSMQTFLNIAVWVVLSEIFPTQIRALGMGISVFCLWIANAFLGLYFPTIVAATGITGTFFGFGIVGLLALLFIWKFVPESRGRTLEEVEEGVTTGNIFTVPDKASRR; translated from the coding sequence ATGGTCGACATCAAGCCGACAGCCCCGACTGTCGCACTGCCCCCGATCGGGACCGGACCGCACCGCCGACGCCTCGGCGTGCTGGCCCTGGTCGCCACGTTCGGCGGACTGCTCTTCGGGTACGACACCGGTGTCATCAACGGCGCCCTGAACCCGATGAAGGCCGAGCTCGGACTCACGAACTTCACCGAGGGCGTCGTCACCAGCTCCCTGTTGTTCGGTGCCGCGATCGGCGCCATGCTCGGCGGCCGCATCGCCGACGGGTGGGGGCGCCGCAAGACGATCATCGCCCTCGCCGTGACGTTCTTCCTCGGCACGCTCATCTGCGTCGTCGCCCCGACGTTCGGTGTGATCGTCGTCGGCCGCGTGCTCCTCGGCCTCGCGGTGGGTGGTGCATCGACCGTCGTCCCGGTGTTCCTCGCCGAACTCGCGCCGTACGAGATCCGCGGTTCGTTGTCCGGCCGCAACGAGCTCATGATCGTGATCGGGCAGCTCGCCGCGTTCGTGGTCAACGCCGTCATCGGCAACCTCTGGGGTGAGGGCGACGGTGTCTGGCGCGTCATGCTCGCCGTCTGCGCGCTCCCCGCCATCGCACTCTTCGTCGGCATGCTCCGGGTGCCGGAGTCGCCGCGTTGGCTCGCGTCGAAGGGGCGGTACGACGAAGCGCTGTCCGTCCTCCAGCAGGTCCGGACCACGGAGCGTGCGACCGCCGAGCTCGACGACATCAAGCGGAGCAACGACCTCGAGGCGAAGGAAGACCGCGTCAGCGGATGGCAGACGCTGCGCGGGAACAAGTGGCTCATCCGCATCGTGCTCATCGGTGCCGGGCTGGGCGTGGCCCAGCAGCTCACCGGCATCAACTCGATCATGTACTACGGCCAGACCGTCCTCATCGAGTCCGGGTTCCAGGCGTCGGCGGCCCTCATCGCGAACATCGCGCCCGGCGTGATCGCCGTGGTCGGTGGCGTCATCGCGCTGTACAACATGGAGAAGATCAACCGCCGGACGACCCTGATCATCGGGTTCTCGCTCACGACGGTCTGCCACTTCCTGATCGGCATCGCCTCGGTCGCGCTGCCCGAGGGCAACCCGGCCCGCCCGTGGGTGATCCTGTTCCTCGTCGTCGCGTTCGTCGGCTCGATGCAGACCTTCCTCAACATCGCCGTGTGGGTGGTGCTGTCGGAGATCTTCCCGACGCAGATCCGCGCGCTCGGCATGGGCATCTCGGTGTTCTGCCTCTGGATCGCGAACGCGTTCCTCGGGCTGTACTTCCCGACGATCGTCGCCGCGACCGGCATCACCGGCACGTTCTTCGGGTTCGGCATCGTCGGTCTGCTCGCGCTGCTCTTCATCTGGAAGTTCGTGCCGGAGAGCCGCGGTCGCACCCTCGAGGAAGTGGAAGAGGGCGTCACCACCGGCAACATCTTCACCGTCCCCGACAAGGCGTCGCGCCGCTAG
- a CDS encoding LysM peptidoglycan-binding domain-containing protein has translation MNRISAVAVVLAATVAVSGCSLLRGPDALPAPSTPSATTTPSDTPSATPDGESASDLLEASANPRTPTPEPTESAAPAPTLTPIPAGTVLAQGDVASPKGSIHFHFRVVANGDDTFTAQYSGFTSTLPVPVGVGLFDLPRAVGDGLTYPGVGDRVLGGPTSAATAVDVPLSGSGVDPSHLGTLVVSSAAAPGQDVPVEIAAGKVLAVSTVRWSVPARQTNVHPKDAGTRANAAGAVAGTTAAGAPAAYTVAPDDLIGDVAARFGITVRDLVWLNEGVQVFGQVQHLYEGTTLNLDPLGR, from the coding sequence ATGAACCGGATCAGCGCCGTCGCTGTCGTCCTGGCCGCGACGGTGGCGGTGTCGGGGTGCTCCCTGCTGCGCGGGCCGGATGCTCTGCCGGCCCCCTCGACGCCGTCGGCGACCACGACCCCGAGCGACACCCCGTCCGCGACACCCGACGGCGAGTCCGCATCCGACCTGCTCGAGGCCTCGGCGAACCCGCGCACGCCGACCCCGGAGCCGACCGAGTCCGCCGCGCCCGCGCCGACACTCACGCCGATCCCGGCGGGCACCGTCCTCGCGCAGGGCGACGTCGCATCGCCGAAGGGCAGCATCCACTTCCACTTCCGGGTGGTCGCGAACGGCGACGACACCTTCACCGCGCAGTACTCCGGCTTCACCTCGACGCTGCCGGTGCCGGTCGGCGTCGGGCTGTTCGACCTGCCTCGCGCGGTCGGCGACGGCCTGACCTACCCCGGTGTCGGCGACCGGGTCCTCGGCGGGCCGACCAGTGCGGCGACCGCGGTGGACGTCCCCCTGAGCGGCTCCGGGGTCGACCCGTCGCACCTCGGCACCCTCGTCGTGTCCTCGGCGGCAGCACCGGGACAGGACGTCCCCGTGGAGATCGCGGCCGGCAAGGTCCTCGCGGTGTCGACCGTGCGGTGGTCGGTGCCCGCACGGCAGACGAACGTGCACCCGAAGGACGCCGGAACCCGGGCGAACGCGGCCGGGGCCGTCGCGGGGACGACCGCCGCCGGGGCTCCGGCGGCGTACACCGTCGCACCGGACGACCTCATCGGTGACGTCGCCGCGCGGTTCGGCATCACCGTCCGGGACCTCGTGTGGCTGAACGAGGGCGTGCAGGTCTTCGGGCAGGTCCAGCACCTGTACGAGGGCACGACGCTCAACCTCGACCCGCTCGGCCGCTGA
- the pgi gene encoding glucose-6-phosphate isomerase, whose amino-acid sequence MTESAPVDPTSTEGWKKLDGIAADFTPDLRGWFDSDPGRAEQYTFQAADLTVDLSKGLVTDEILAALLQVAKDTGVAERFQAMIAGERINVTEDRAVLHTALRRPKATEGLVPAAPLTVDGQDVDADVHATLDKVYGFASQVRDGSWTGVTGKRIETVVNIGIGGSDLGPVMVYEALKPYVQPGLEARFVSNIDPADIYEKTADLDPETTLFIVASKTFGTLETLTNARLARQWLWEELGLTDAADDEKKNAVAKHFVAVSTALDKVEAFGIDPENAFGFWDWVGGRYSVDSAIGTSVIVAIGQENWEQFLAGFHAIDEHVRTTPLEQNVPVLMGLLNVWYTNFLGAQSHAVLPYTQYLHRFAAYLQQLTMESNGKRVRWDGSPVTTETGEVFWGEPGTNGQHAFYQLIHQGTRLIPADFITVANPARPLKDETGDGKGVAPGTDVHTLFLANFFAQTKALAFGKSADEVRAEGTTDEGIVAARTFPGNKPTTSILAPELTPSVLGQLIALYEHIVFTEGTIWGIDSFDQWGVELGKQLALQVTPAVEGDQAALDAQDASTKALIAKYLELRK is encoded by the coding sequence GTGACCGAATCCGCTCCCGTCGACCCCACATCGACCGAAGGCTGGAAGAAGCTCGACGGCATCGCCGCCGACTTCACCCCTGACCTGCGCGGGTGGTTCGACAGCGACCCCGGCCGTGCCGAGCAGTACACGTTCCAGGCAGCAGACCTGACCGTGGACCTGTCGAAGGGCCTCGTCACCGACGAGATCCTCGCCGCCCTGCTGCAGGTGGCGAAGGACACCGGCGTCGCCGAGCGCTTCCAGGCGATGATCGCCGGTGAGCGCATCAACGTCACCGAGGACCGCGCCGTCCTGCACACCGCGCTCCGCCGTCCGAAGGCGACCGAGGGCCTCGTCCCGGCGGCCCCGCTGACCGTCGACGGCCAGGACGTCGACGCCGACGTGCACGCCACGCTCGACAAGGTCTACGGCTTCGCGTCGCAGGTGCGCGACGGCTCGTGGACCGGTGTCACCGGCAAGCGCATCGAGACCGTCGTCAACATCGGCATCGGCGGATCGGACCTCGGCCCGGTCATGGTCTACGAGGCGCTCAAGCCCTACGTCCAGCCCGGCCTCGAAGCCCGCTTCGTGTCGAACATCGACCCGGCGGACATCTACGAGAAGACCGCGGACCTCGACCCCGAGACCACGCTGTTCATCGTCGCGTCGAAGACCTTCGGCACGCTCGAGACCCTGACCAACGCGCGGCTCGCCCGCCAGTGGCTGTGGGAGGAGCTCGGCCTGACCGACGCCGCCGACGACGAGAAGAAGAACGCCGTCGCCAAGCACTTCGTCGCCGTCTCCACCGCCCTCGACAAGGTGGAGGCCTTCGGCATCGACCCCGAGAACGCCTTCGGGTTCTGGGACTGGGTGGGCGGCCGCTACTCGGTCGACTCGGCCATCGGCACGAGCGTCATCGTCGCGATCGGTCAGGAGAACTGGGAGCAGTTCCTCGCCGGCTTCCACGCCATCGACGAGCACGTCCGCACCACGCCGCTCGAGCAGAACGTCCCCGTCCTGATGGGCCTGCTCAACGTCTGGTACACGAACTTCCTCGGCGCCCAGAGCCACGCGGTCCTGCCGTACACGCAGTACCTGCACCGCTTCGCTGCGTACCTGCAGCAGCTCACCATGGAGTCGAACGGCAAGCGCGTCCGCTGGGACGGCTCGCCCGTCACCACCGAGACCGGCGAGGTCTTCTGGGGAGAGCCCGGCACGAACGGCCAGCACGCGTTCTACCAGCTCATCCACCAGGGCACCCGCCTGATCCCGGCCGACTTCATCACGGTCGCGAACCCGGCCCGTCCGCTCAAGGACGAGACCGGTGACGGCAAGGGCGTCGCGCCCGGTACCGACGTGCACACGCTGTTCCTGGCGAACTTCTTCGCGCAGACGAAGGCGCTGGCGTTCGGCAAGAGCGCCGACGAGGTCCGCGCCGAGGGCACCACCGACGAGGGCATCGTCGCGGCGCGCACCTTCCCGGGCAACAAGCCGACGACGTCGATCCTGGCGCCGGAGCTCACCCCGAGCGTGCTCGGCCAGCTCATCGCGCTCTACGAGCACATCGTGTTCACCGAGGGCACCATCTGGGGCATCGACTCGTTCGACCAGTGGGGTGTGGAGCTCGGCAAGCAGCTGGCGCTGCAGGTCACGCCGGCCGTCGAGGGCGACCAGGCCGCGCTCGACGCGCAGGACGCCTCGACCAAGGCGCTCATCGCGAAGTACCTGGAGCTGCGCAAGTAG
- a CDS encoding heavy metal translocating P-type ATPase, translated as MTEGIVELDITGMTCASCANRIERKLGKLPGVTATVNYATEKAQVQVAADGTADPATLIAAVESAGYGATVPTPPADTTADADTDADDPAAALRRRLVVSAVLAVPVVLLSMVPVLQFPNWQWLALTLAAPVAVWGALPIHRAAWVNARHGAATMDTLVSVGVLAAFGWSLYALFFGDAGTTGMHMTFSWIATDPEATDLYLEVAAAVTVFILAGRYMEARAKRQSGAALRALLELGAKEATVLRDGVEQRVPTSALVVGDVVVVRPGERIPSDGLVQDGSSAVDRSMVTGESVPVEVGPGDRVTGATINVGGRLVVDVTRVGADTELARMGRLIEDAQTGKADVQRLADRVSGVFVPIVIALAVLAFVGWLVLGGSVTAAFTAAVATLIIACPCALGLATPTALLVGTGRGSQLGILIGGPQVLEQTRGVDTIVLDKTGTVTTGEMTMRAVTSADAALDEDAVLRLAAAVEHGSEHPVARAVVRAAVARHLDVPTAEQFESTPGAGVQAVVDGDVVLVGGTRWLTSSWAIPVPDAVTAAITAAETDGGTAVVVARNGSVLGVVVVGDTVKPEAADAVARFVALGLHPVLLTGDNDGAARAVAAQVGIDEVHARATPAGKLDTVRGMQARGRSVAMVGDGVNDAAALAAADLGIAMGAGTDAAIAASDITVVSGRLTVVADAVRLSRATLGIIKGNLFWAFAYNVAAIPLAMAGLLNPVLAGAAMAFSSVFVVTNSLRLRRFAPRP; from the coding sequence GTGACGGAGGGCATCGTCGAACTCGACATCACGGGCATGACCTGCGCCTCGTGCGCGAACCGCATCGAACGGAAGCTGGGCAAGCTGCCCGGGGTCACCGCCACCGTCAACTACGCCACCGAGAAGGCGCAGGTGCAGGTCGCGGCCGACGGCACCGCCGACCCCGCGACCCTCATCGCCGCCGTCGAGTCCGCCGGGTACGGCGCGACCGTGCCCACCCCGCCGGCCGACACCACGGCCGACGCGGACACCGACGCCGACGACCCGGCTGCCGCGCTGCGCCGTCGACTCGTCGTGTCCGCGGTCCTGGCCGTCCCGGTCGTCCTACTCTCCATGGTGCCGGTCCTGCAGTTCCCGAACTGGCAGTGGCTCGCCCTGACGCTGGCGGCCCCCGTCGCGGTGTGGGGCGCGCTCCCGATCCACCGTGCGGCCTGGGTGAACGCCCGACACGGCGCGGCGACCATGGACACCCTGGTGAGCGTGGGCGTGCTCGCGGCCTTCGGCTGGTCCCTGTACGCCCTCTTCTTCGGCGACGCCGGCACGACCGGCATGCACATGACCTTCTCGTGGATCGCGACCGACCCCGAGGCGACCGACCTGTACCTCGAGGTCGCCGCGGCCGTGACGGTGTTCATCCTGGCCGGCCGGTACATGGAGGCCCGCGCCAAGCGGCAGTCCGGAGCAGCCCTCCGCGCCCTGCTCGAACTCGGCGCGAAGGAGGCCACGGTGCTGCGGGACGGCGTCGAGCAGCGCGTCCCGACGTCGGCCCTCGTCGTCGGGGACGTCGTCGTCGTGCGGCCGGGGGAGCGGATCCCGAGCGACGGCCTCGTGCAGGACGGGTCGTCGGCCGTCGACCGCAGCATGGTCACCGGCGAGTCCGTCCCCGTCGAGGTCGGACCGGGCGACCGGGTGACCGGTGCGACGATCAACGTCGGCGGCCGGCTCGTGGTCGACGTCACCCGCGTCGGCGCCGACACCGAACTCGCCCGGATGGGGCGACTCATCGAGGACGCGCAGACCGGCAAGGCCGACGTGCAACGCTTGGCCGACCGGGTGTCCGGCGTCTTCGTGCCGATCGTCATCGCGCTCGCCGTGCTGGCGTTCGTCGGCTGGCTCGTGCTCGGCGGTTCGGTCACGGCGGCGTTCACCGCAGCCGTCGCCACGCTCATCATCGCCTGCCCGTGCGCCCTCGGGCTCGCGACCCCGACCGCGCTGCTCGTCGGCACCGGCCGTGGATCGCAGCTCGGCATCCTGATCGGCGGCCCGCAGGTGCTCGAGCAGACCCGTGGCGTCGACACGATCGTGCTCGACAAGACCGGCACCGTCACCACCGGCGAGATGACCATGCGCGCGGTGACCTCCGCCGACGCCGCCCTCGACGAGGACGCCGTGCTCCGCCTCGCTGCGGCCGTCGAACACGGGTCCGAGCACCCGGTGGCCCGTGCGGTCGTCCGTGCGGCAGTGGCCCGGCACCTCGACGTCCCGACCGCCGAGCAGTTCGAGTCGACCCCCGGCGCCGGCGTGCAGGCCGTCGTGGACGGCGACGTCGTCCTCGTCGGCGGTACCCGCTGGCTGACCTCGTCGTGGGCGATCCCCGTCCCCGACGCGGTGACCGCGGCGATCACCGCCGCCGAGACCGACGGCGGGACCGCGGTCGTCGTGGCCCGGAACGGCAGTGTGCTGGGCGTCGTGGTCGTCGGTGACACCGTGAAGCCCGAGGCGGCCGACGCCGTCGCGCGGTTCGTGGCCCTCGGCCTCCACCCCGTCCTGCTCACCGGCGACAACGACGGAGCAGCCCGAGCCGTCGCCGCGCAGGTCGGCATCGACGAGGTGCACGCCCGCGCGACCCCGGCCGGCAAGCTCGACACCGTCCGGGGCATGCAGGCCCGGGGACGGAGCGTCGCCATGGTCGGCGACGGTGTCAACGACGCCGCGGCGCTCGCCGCGGCCGACCTCGGCATCGCGATGGGCGCCGGCACCGACGCGGCGATCGCGGCCAGCGACATCACGGTCGTGAGCGGTCGGCTCACCGTCGTCGCCGACGCCGTTCGGCTGTCGCGGGCCACGCTCGGCATCATCAAGGGCAACCTGTTCTGGGCGTTCGCGTACAACGTGGCGGCGATCCCGCTCGCGATGGCGGGGCTGCTCAACCCGGTGCTCGCCGGCGCCGCCATGGCGTTCTCGTCGGTCTTCGTCGTGACGAACAGCCTGCGGCTGCGTCGTTTCGCACCCCGGCCCTGA
- a CDS encoding heavy-metal-associated domain-containing protein: MTTELLLVEGMTCEHCVMSVTEELTGLEGVSDVAVALVPGGASSVTVTSDAPVDPEALRGAVAEAGYEVVPS; encoded by the coding sequence GTGACCACCGAACTGCTGCTCGTCGAGGGCATGACCTGCGAACACTGCGTGATGAGCGTGACCGAGGAACTCACCGGACTCGAGGGGGTGTCCGACGTCGCCGTGGCGCTCGTCCCCGGCGGTGCCTCATCGGTGACCGTGACCTCGGACGCACCCGTCGACCCCGAGGCGCTCCGCGGCGCGGTCGCCGAGGCGGGGTACGAGGTCGTGCCGTCGTGA
- a CDS encoding metal-sensitive transcriptional regulator has protein sequence MHEHVGYIGDKDDLLKRLRRAEGQVRGIARMVEDETYCIDVLTQISAANRALERVALSLLEDHLKHCVAEAVAEGGDAADEKVREASQAIARLVRS, from the coding sequence ATGCACGAACACGTCGGGTACATCGGCGACAAGGACGACCTGCTCAAGCGGCTCCGTCGCGCCGAGGGGCAGGTGCGCGGCATCGCCCGGATGGTCGAGGACGAGACGTACTGCATCGACGTCCTCACCCAGATCTCGGCGGCGAACCGGGCGCTCGAACGTGTGGCGCTCTCGCTGCTGGAGGACCACCTCAAGCACTGCGTCGCCGAGGCCGTGGCCGAGGGCGGCGACGCCGCGGACGAGAAGGTCCGCGAAGCGAGCCAGGCCATCGCCCGGCTCGTGCGCTCGTGA